TCGCGTTCGTCTACTACTCGCGCGACCAGTACGACGTCTACGCCCTCGACCATCCGCGCGGCCTCAAGCACGCGCCCTGGACGCCGCCGACCCTCCTCGGCCGCGACTCGGCACGGGTGGAGCCCCCGGTGGCCGTGGCGCCGGCCGACACCACCATCGTGGGGCGCGACAGCGCCTTCGCCCCGCCCCGGCCGGTGACCACCAGCGGCTCGCTCTACGTGACCCCCGAGGGGTTCCGCCAGGCCGACACCGTCCCGCGCACCGACTCGGTGGTGCGCCCGCTCACGATCACCGCCCTGATGGACTCGGTGGAGATCCCCCTCCCCGACACCGCGGAATTCAAGGTCAACCGCTACAAGGTGAGCTTCCGCCCCGACTACGTGGCGCGGCCCACCATCGGCTACACCCGCGACACCTTCGGCCGCGGGTTCTATGGCGGCAGCGCGGTGGCGCTCTCCGACATGCTGGGCAACCACGAGCTGATCTTCGCCGCGTACGTCAACGGGCGGATCAGCGAGGCGCTGGTCAACGCCACCTACGTGAACCTCAACCGCCGGCTCAACTGGGCGGTGAGCGTCGGCCAGGAGCCGTACTACTTCCTCGAGCCGAGCCGGATCGTGGTCGACTCGCCGACGGCCGGCGAGAACACCTTCGTGACCAACCTGCGGCGCATCGTGCTCCGCTCAGCCTCGCTCCAGGGCATCTACCCCCTGAGCCGGTTCCAGCGGCTGGAGTTCGGGCTCACGGCCGCCACCATCAGCGACCGGCTGCAGCAGATCCTCGAGCCCTACGACCCGATCAGCGGCTTCCCCACCGACGACGCCACCTCGCGCGAGCGGAGCCTCTCCGGCGGGAGCTACATCCAGCCGACGCTGGCGTACACCTTCGACAACAGCCTCTTCGGGTACGTGTCGCCGTTCTACGGCCGCCGCTACCGCTTCGAGGCGGCTCAGTCGATCGGCGGCTGGCGCTACTTCCAGGGCCTCGGCGACTACCGGCGCTACGACCACCTCTTCGGTCCCTTCACCCTGGCCACCCGCGCCCTGTACTTCGGGCGCATCGGTCGGGACGCCGACCGCTTCCGCGTGTTCCTGGGGAGCACCGAGCTGCTCCGCGGCCACACCTCCGGCAGCTACTATCGCAACGAGTGCAAGACCTCCGACCCGGGCACCTATACCGGGTGCATCGAGCTCGACCGGCTGGTCGGCACCCAGCTCGCCGTGGGGAGCACCGAACTGCGGTTCCCCATCCTCGATCCGCGCATGGGGTTCCTCCCCGCGGGGTTCCCGCCGATCGAGGGGGCGTTGTTCTACGACGTCGGGATCGCCTGGAACGAGGGGAATACGCTGCGCTGGCGCCGCCGGGCCGGCGACGACCCCGTCGATGTGCGCACCCCGATGCAGACCCTGGGGGCGTCGGCGCGCATGAACCTGTTCAACTTCGTGATCCTCCGGCTGGATTACTCGATCCCGCAGGAGCGCTCCGCGCTCAAGGGGTACTGGACGCTCAGCCTGGGCCCGGCCTTCTAGCCCCTCGGCGGCACAGCGTAAGCTCATGGCGCGCAAGGCTCTCGAGCCCTGCGCGCCAAAGCTTTTCCCGCCCCCCCCTCCCGGCTAGATTACCGCCGTGTCCACCCGTCCCCTCCTGGTGACGATGGTCCTCGCGGCCCTCGCCTGCCAGTCCGGCTCCCAGCCTTACGCCCACGGTCTCTCCGCCGCCTCGACCATCCCACCCTCGAGCCTGCTGCGGCTCCCGGCGGCTGGCGGGCCGGCGGCGCTCTACCATGTGCCCGGGCTCGCGCCGTGGGACTGGCGGACCAGCACGCCGTTCCCGCCGCTCCGCCGGGTGGTCGGGGCCGACCTGGACCAGGAGCTGGTGTACGCCCTGACGGACAAGAACGAGGTCGTCGCCCTCGATCTCCAGACGGCACGCCCCCGCCCCGTCCTAGCCCAGAGTGTGCGGGAGGTGACCATCGGTCCCGATGGCACCCTCTTCACGGTGGACGACAGCCTGCGGGTAGTGCAGTTCGTCCGGCGCAACCCGGTCCGCTACGCCACCCGGCTCCCTGCCCGCCCGCGCGACCTCTTCGGGACCCGCGGCGCCACATTGATCGCCATCTCCGCCGGCGCCGCCAACGGCCTCACCCTGCTGCACCCGGGCGAGCCGCCCAAGCGGGCCGAGCTCCCCACCGGCGACGCCGCGGCCGCCTTCTGGGGCGACCTGCTCGCCATCGCGGCCGACTCCGCCGTCATCCTGGCCGACCCCGAGCAGCCCGACCTGCTGCAGAGCCTGCCGGTCAGCGGCCACGCCCGGGCCGTCCTCTTCTCGCCGTCCGGCCACCGGTTCTACGTGGCGCGGCGGGAGGGCGGCGTGCTGGTGTACAACCGCTTCACCCGCCAGAAGGTCGGCGAGATCGACCTGCCCGGCCCCGCCGGCGCGCTCCGGGTGGACCCGTTCGGGCGCTGGCTCCTGGTGCACCCCACGGGGGCCGACTCGCTCTGGCTGGTGGACCTTGCCACCGATCGCTACGTCGGCGGGTTCGCCGCTGACTGGTCCTCCGACCTCCCGACCGTGACCAACCAGCAGACGCTGCTGCTCAAGCTGGGGCGGGACGTCGTCGCGTACGACCTCACCAACGGTGAATTCCCCGAGGCGGGCCGCGTGCGCGATGGCTCCGGGGACTTCTGGCTGCCGCTGGCCTGGACCCCGGAGACCGGCACCGCGAGCGCGCTGCCGGAGACGGCCGCCGACACCACCACGCCGCTCGCGCCGGACGACGAGGCCGCGAGCCGGGTGTACCTGCAGGTCTCCAGCTCGCAGAACCGGGCCTGGTCCGACGAGCTGGCTCGCCAGCTCGAGCAGCAGGGGCTGCCCGCCTCAGTGCTGGAGCCCCGCGATGGCGAGGAGGGCTTCCGGGTGGTGCTCGGGCCCTATCCCACGCGGGAAGTCGCCGAATCCACGGGCCGCCGCCTCGGCCGCCCGTTCTTCATCTATCAACCCGACCGCTAAGCCAGGAACGCCCGCGCATGAGGCTCACGAAGCTCGAACTGTCCGGCTTCAAGTCGTTCGCCGACACCGCCACCCTGACCTTCCAGGACGGGGTGACCGCCATCGTCGGCCCGAACGGCTGCGGCAAGTCCAACGTCTCCGACGCGGTGCGGTGGGTGCTGGGCGAGCAGTCGGCACGGATCCTCCGCGGCGGCAAGATGGAGGACGTGATCTTCCAGGGCTCGACGGCGCGGCGGCCGGTCAACGTGACCCAGGTCTCGCTGTTCCTGGACAACACGGACGGGGACCTCCCCATCGCCTATCGCGAGGTGCAGATCACCCGCCGGCTCTCCCGCAGCGGGCAGTCGGACTATCTGCTCAACGGCACGGTGGTCCGCCTGCGGGATATCCAGGACCTGCTTCGCGGCACCGGGCTCGGCACCGACGCCGGCGTGGTCATCGAGGCCAAGATGATCGAGTGGCTGCTCTCGGATCGCGCCGAGGATCGCCGGTCGCTGTTCGAGGAGGCGGCGGGGATCGGGCTCTACCGCGACCGGCGCCAGACCACCGAGCGGCGGCTGGAGGAGACCGGCGGAGACCTGCAGCGGGTGGAGGACCTCATCGCCGAGGTGCAGAGCCAGCTGCGCAGTCTGGCCCGCCAGAAGGGCAAGGCGGAGCGGCATGCCCGGCTGATGGAGGAGAAGTTTGCGGTGCAGCTCACGCTCGCCAAGCGGCTGCTCGCCGACCTGGGCCAGGAGATGGCCACCTCCGCCGAGCGGCACGCGGTGCTGGAGCAGGAGCTGCCGCAGGCCCGCGAGGCGCTCACGGCGCTCGAGGAACGGCGCGACGAGGCCGCCCGCGCCCGTGGCCTGGCGGAGTCCCGCCGCACCGAGATCGCGCGCCACCTCGGCGATGAGCGGCTGGAGCTGGGGCGCCTCGATGGCGACCTCGCGCTCGCCGCCGAGCGGCTGGCCAACGCCGCCGCCCGGAAGCTCCGCGCTTCCGAGGAGCGGGGCCAGATGGAAAGCCGCCGGTCGCAGGCCACCCGGGAGCGGGAGGCGGCCCAGGCGGAGCACGCCGCGGCGCAGGCGGAGCGGGAGCGGATCCAGGCCGAGCTCGGGGCCCGGACGGCGGCGGAGCAGGAGGTGCGGCTGCGCCTGGGGGAGCAGCGGCAGGTGGTCCGGCAGCTGGAGGAGGAGATCCAGAAGCGGATGCAGACGCTGCGCGCCCTCGAGGGGGAGCGCCATTCGCTCGAGTCCGACCTGGCCTCGCTGCGGGAGCAGGCGACCACCGCCAGCGGCCGGCTGCAGGCGGCCCAGGCCGAGCAGGAGGTGGCCGAGCGCCGGCGGGCCGACGCCGTGGAGGTGGCCGAGCGGCATGGCCATGAGGCCAAGCGCACCGCCGTCGAGGCGGAGCGCGCCCGGCACCTGGTGGGCGAGCTGCGCCGCCGCGAGGCGCTGGAACGAGCCGACCGCCGCGGCGCCGAGGAGACCCTGGCCCAGCTGACGGCGCGGCGCCAGGCGCTGGAAGAGCTGGAACGGGATCGCGTGGGCCTGGCCCCCGGGGCCGCCGCGCTCCTCTCCGCCCGGGAGCAGTTCGGCGAGGCGATCATCGGCCCGCTCTCCGACTTCATCCGGACCGGCCGCGAGGACGCGGAGCTGGCGGAACGGCTGCTCGGCGAATGGGTGCACGCGGTGCTGGTGCGGGATGAGGGCGTGGTGGCGGCCATCCTGGCCTGGCACGCCGCCGAGCAGCCTGGCGCGATTGCCCTGCTGCCTGCCAGCCACCTCCCCGCCGGCCTCGCCGGTGCCGACCCCCTGCCCCACCGGCTGTACGCGCAGGGGCCGGCCGAGCCGTGGGTCCGGGCCTTCCTCGCGGGCACCGAGGCCCTGGACCCGGCCGGCCGCGCCCTGCGCCGGCCCAACGGCGCCATCGTCCTTGCCGGCGCCCCCAGCCCGTCCGGGCCGCTGCGGCGGCGGGCGGAGCTCGAGAGCCTCGGCACCGAGGTGAGCGAGGCCCAGGCCGCACTGCACCGCGCCGACCTGGCGCTGGGCGCCACGGTGGCGCGGCTCGCCGAAGCCGAGGCCGAGCAGGAGGCGACGGGCCACGCCGCGGACCACGCACGCGAGGCCGAACGCACCGCCGTGGCCAGCCGGGAGGACGCCATCCGCATCGCCAACGCCGTCACCCGCGAGCGGGGCGAGGCGGAGACCAACCTCCGGGCGCTCACCGAACGGATCGAGCGCTCGGAGCGGCGGCTGCAGGAGATCGATGCGGCGCTCACCGAGGGGGACCTCGCCCGCGCCCGGCTCGACGAGAACCTGGGCCAGGGCCGCGCCCTCCTCGCCGAGCTCGAGAGCCAGCAGGAATCGGCCCGCGACGCCCGGGTGCATTGGCAGGTCCAGGAGGCGCAGCTGCAGGCGCGCATCGACGGGGCTGCCACCGCGCTCGAGCGCGCCATGCGCATCGGCACCGAGGCCGACCACGCCTCGGTCTCGCTGGCCGGGG
The Gemmatimonadota bacterium DNA segment above includes these coding regions:
- a CDS encoding SPOR domain-containing protein, translating into MSTRPLLVTMVLAALACQSGSQPYAHGLSAASTIPPSSLLRLPAAGGPAALYHVPGLAPWDWRTSTPFPPLRRVVGADLDQELVYALTDKNEVVALDLQTARPRPVLAQSVREVTIGPDGTLFTVDDSLRVVQFVRRNPVRYATRLPARPRDLFGTRGATLIAISAGAANGLTLLHPGEPPKRAELPTGDAAAAFWGDLLAIAADSAVILADPEQPDLLQSLPVSGHARAVLFSPSGHRFYVARREGGVLVYNRFTRQKVGEIDLPGPAGALRVDPFGRWLLVHPTGADSLWLVDLATDRYVGGFAADWSSDLPTVTNQQTLLLKLGRDVVAYDLTNGEFPEAGRVRDGSGDFWLPLAWTPETGTASALPETAADTTTPLAPDDEAASRVYLQVSSSQNRAWSDELARQLEQQGLPASVLEPRDGEEGFRVVLGPYPTREVAESTGRRLGRPFFIYQPDR
- a CDS encoding AAA family ATPase produces the protein MRLTKLELSGFKSFADTATLTFQDGVTAIVGPNGCGKSNVSDAVRWVLGEQSARILRGGKMEDVIFQGSTARRPVNVTQVSLFLDNTDGDLPIAYREVQITRRLSRSGQSDYLLNGTVVRLRDIQDLLRGTGLGTDAGVVIEAKMIEWLLSDRAEDRRSLFEEAAGIGLYRDRRQTTERRLEETGGDLQRVEDLIAEVQSQLRSLARQKGKAERHARLMEEKFAVQLTLAKRLLADLGQEMATSAERHAVLEQELPQAREALTALEERRDEAARARGLAESRRTEIARHLGDERLELGRLDGDLALAAERLANAAARKLRASEERGQMESRRSQATREREAAQAEHAAAQAERERIQAELGARTAAEQEVRLRLGEQRQVVRQLEEEIQKRMQTLRALEGERHSLESDLASLREQATTASGRLQAAQAEQEVAERRRADAVEVAERHGHEAKRTAVEAERARHLVGELRRREALERADRRGAEETLAQLTARRQALEELERDRVGLAPGAAALLSAREQFGEAIIGPLSDFIRTGREDAELAERLLGEWVHAVLVRDEGVVAAILAWHAAEQPGAIALLPASHLPAGLAGADPLPHRLYAQGPAEPWVRAFLAGTEALDPAGRALRRPNGAIVLAGAPSPSGPLRRRAELESLGTEVSEAQAALHRADLALGATVARLAEAEAEQEATGHAADHAREAERTAVASREDAIRIANAVTRERGEAETNLRALTERIERSERRLQEIDAALTEGDLARARLDENLGQGRALLAELESQQESARDARVHWQVQEAQLQARIDGAATALERAMRIGTEADHASVSLAGELERIETDTAQLAAQQAQWIEARGERRVAVTELETATQEADQAAATAGAALESAELDLHQNRDRVEQLTAEYHRLELGMTEASGRRRSIVERVETEWKKPVDTLLAEATMLDLDLETLENESRRIVEALEGIGPVNALAVEEHAEEAKRLEFLTAQRDDLVAARQSLQQAIREIDGTARTMFLETFTAIRTNFLHVFQTLFGGGECDLRLSNPEDPLESEIDIHAAPRGKKVQRIHLLSTGERYLVAVSLLFSIYLTKPSPFCLMDEVDAPLDDANVGRFIRLLEEFRKSTQFIVITHNPRTMQAAESVYGVTMQEPGVSSIVGVRLGELERV